A single genomic interval of Megalobrama amblycephala isolate DHTTF-2021 linkage group LG15, ASM1881202v1, whole genome shotgun sequence harbors:
- the LOC125247012 gene encoding uncharacterized protein LOC125247012, with product MLGFLILVWICIFILFLFIQIPRPKNFPPGPRPLPLFGNLLELNINNPLKDFERLGERYGKVYSLYLGSKPWVVLNGFEVLKEALVTKAVDFAGRPQDLMVNHVTKGSGVILSDYGPSWKEHRRFALMTLRNFGLGKQSMEERILGEVSHVVAKLDKRVGSSFDPQTMFHNAASNIICIVLFGSRYDYDDEFLKLFVHVYTENAKIANGPWAMIYDTFPMLRFLPLPFKKAFKNASTARELSAQLVNEHKKTRVPGEPRDFIDCYMDELDKRGNDGSSFTEAQLILYILDLHFAGTDTTSNTLLTGFLYLMTHPEIQAKCQQEIDDVLAGKDHASYEDRHDMPYTMAVIHEVQRVANTVPLSVFHCTTKDTELMGYNIPKGTFVIPNLTSVLKEEGQWKFPHEFNPDNFLNEQGQFEKPEAFMPFSAGPRVCLGEGLARMELFLVMVTLLRRFQFVWPDDAGEPDYTPVYGVTLTPKPYRMHIKCRQTVKLRDNSWTSVNMLGSLFLVWICIFFVFLLVRIQRPKNFPPGPRPLPIIGNLLHVNMANPLKDFERLAEQYGKIFSLYTGSIPTVFLNSFEVIKEALVTKAQDFSGRPQHFMISHLSENKGVILADYGPRWKDHRRYALMTLRNFGLGKESMEERILGEISHIVAYFDKNAGETVNPQNMFHNVASNVIGLVLFGSRFDYNNEFLQRYVQLVTELSKIFNGPWNMIYDTLPLLRILPLPFKKAFGHVKKLKSMNRSQIAEHKSTRVPGEPRDFIDCYLDELDKRKNDGSTFSEDQLIMNILDLHFAGTDTTSNTLLTAFLYLMNHPEVQAKCQQEIDDVLVGKDHASYEDRHDMPYTMAVIHEVQRVANTVPLSVFHCTTKDTELMGYNIPKGTVIIPNLTSVLKEEGQWKFPHEFNPANFLNEQGQFEKPEAFIPFSIGPRVCLGESLARMELFLVMVTLLRRFQFVWPDDAGEPDYTPVYGITMTPKPYKMQIKCRQTVKQ from the exons ATGCTGGGCTTTCTGATACTGGTGTGGATAtgcatcttcatcctgttcctcTTCATCCAGATCCCGAGGCCAAAGAACTTTCCTCCAGGACCTCGTCCTCTGCCATTATTTGGGAATTTGCTTGAGCTAAACATCAATAATCCTTTGAAAGATTTCGAGAGG CTGGGAGAACGCTATGGAAAAGTTTACAGTCTGTACCTTGGATCAAAGCCTTGGGTGGTTCTGAATGGTTTTGAGGTTTTGAAGGAAGCTCTTGTTACTAAGGCTGTGGACTTTGCAGGACGTCCTCAGGACCTCATGGTCAACCATGTTACAAAAGGAAGCG GTGTAATTTTGTCTGACTATGGCCCCAGTTGGAAAGAACACAGACGCTTTGCTCTGATGACCCTGAGAAACTTTGGCCTGGGGAAGCAGTCGATGGAGGAGAGAATTCTGGGAGAGGTTTCACATGTTGTTGCTAAATTGGACAAAAGAGTTG GAAGCTCCTTTGACCCTCAGACTATGTTCCACAATGCTGCTTCAAATATCATTTGCATTGTTCTGTTTGGATCCCGATATGATTATGACGATGAATTCCTCAAGCTTTTCGTTCACGTCTATACAGAGAATGCAAAGATTGCCAATGGACCGTGGGCCATG ATATATGATACATTTCCTATGTTGAGATTTCTGCCCCTGCCCTTCAAGAAGGCCTTCAAAAATGCCAGCACGGCCAGAGAATTGTCTGCACAACTggtcaatgaacacaaaaagacAAGAGTCCCAGGAGAGCCCAGAGACTTCATTGACTGCTATATGGATGAGCTTGATAAG AGAGGAAACGATGGTTCCTCGTTTACTGAAGCTCAGCTTATCCTGTACATTCTGGATTTGCACTTTGCAGGGACTGATACCACATCCAACACCCTGCTCACTGGTTTTCTCTACCTCATGACCCACCCAGAGATTCAAG CAAAATGTCAGCAAGAGATCGATGATGTTCTGGCGGGTAAAGATCACGCATCGTATGAAGACAGACATGATATGCCGTACACAATGGCTGTGATTCATGAAGTTCAGCGCGTCGCTAACACTGTACCGTTAAGTGTGTTTCACTGCACCACCAAAGACACTGAGCTGATGGGCTACAACATCCCGAAG GGAACTTTTGTTATTCCTAACCTCACTTCTGTACTAAAAGAAGAAGGCCAGTGGAAGTTTCCTCATGAATTTAACCCAGACAACTTCCTGAATGAGCAGGGCCAGTTTGAGAAGCCTGAGGCCTTTATGCCTTTTTCTGCAG GTCCCCGCGTGTGTCTTGGTGAGGGTCTTGCGCGTATGGAGCTCTTCCTGGTCATGGTCACTCTGTTGCGCCGTTTCCAGTTTGTGTGGCCCGATGATGCCGGGGAACCAGATTACACCCCAGTGTACGGGGTCACCCTCACCCCCAAACCCTACAGAATGCACATCAAGTGCAGACAGACAGTCAAATTA AGAGACAACAGCTGGACATCAGTCAACATGCTGGGCTCTTTGTTTCTCGTGTGGATATGCATCTTCTTCGTCTTCCTCCTAGTCCGGATCCAAAGGCCGAAGAATTTTCCTCCAGGACCTCGTCCTCTGCCAATAATTGGGAATCTGCTTCATGTGAACATGGCCAATCCTTTGAAGGATTTTGAAAGA CTTGCAGAACAATATGGGAAAATTTTCAGTCTGTATACTGGATCAATACCAACAGTTTTTCTGAATAGTTTTGAGGTAATTAAGGAAGCTCTGGTTACGAAGGCTCAAGACTTCTCAGGACGGCCTCAACACTTCATGATCAGTCATCTCTCGGAGAATAAAG gtGTTATTTTGGCTGATTATGGCCCCCGTTGGAAGGATCATCGACGCTATGCTTTGATGACCCTGAGGAACTTTGGGCTCGGGAAGGAGTCCATGGAAGAGAGAATTCTAGGAGAGATTTCACACATTGTTGCTTACTTCGACAAAAACGCTG GAGAAACTGTGAATCCTCAGAATATGTTCCACAATGTTGCATCAAATGTTATCGGATTGGTTCTGTTCGGATCCCGTTTTGATTACAACAATGAATTCCTTCAGCGCTACGTCCAGCTCGTTACGGAGCTTTCAAAGATCTTCAATGGACCATGGAACATG ATATATGACACACTTCCTTTATTGAGAATCTTGCCCCTgccttttaaaaaagcctttggTCATGTGAAGAAGTTAAAAAGTATGAATAGAAGTCAGATTGCTGAACACAAGAGCACAAGAGTCCCAGGAGAGCCGAGAGATTTCATTGACTGCTATCTGGATGAGCTTGATAAG AGAAAAAATGATGGTTCCACCTTTTCTGAAGACCAGCTCATTATGAATATTCTGGATTTGCACTTTGCCGGGACTGATACCACTTCCAACACCCTTCTCACTGCTTTCCTCTACCTCATGAACCACCCAGAGGTTCAAG CAAAATGTCAGCAAGAGATCGATGATGTTCTGGTGGGTAAAGATCACGCGTCGTATGAAGACAGACATGATATGCCGTACACAATGGCTGTGATTCATGAAGTTCAGCGTGTCGCTAACACTGTACCGTTAAGTGTGTTTCACTGCACCACCAAAGACACTGAGCTGATGGGCTACAACATCCCGAAG GGAACTGTAATCATTCCCAACCTCACTTCTGTACTAAAAGAAGAAGGCCAGTGGAAGTTTCCTCATGAATTCAACCCAGCCAACTTCCTGAATGAGCAAGGCCAGTTTGAGAAGCCTGAGGCCTTTATTCCCTTCTCTATAG GTCCCCGCGTGTGCCTCGGTGAGAGTCTTGCGCGTATGGAGCTCTTCCTGGTCATGGTCACTCTGTTGCGCCGTTTCCAGTTTGTGTGGCCCGATGATGCCGGGGAACCAGATTACACCCCAGTGTACGGGATCACCATGACGCCCAAACCCTACAAAATGCAAATCAAGTGCAGACAGACAGTGAAACAATAA
- the e2f4 gene encoding LOW QUALITY PROTEIN: transcription factor E2F4 (The sequence of the model RefSeq protein was modified relative to this genomic sequence to represent the inferred CDS: deleted 1 base in 1 codon) has product MDLETGRSELGAMGESLQPQTPSRHEKSLGLLTTKFVTLLQEAKDGVLDLKAAADTLAVRQKRRIYDITNVLEGIGLIEKKSKNSIQWKGVGPGCNTREIADKLIDLKLELEDLDRREHELDQQRVWVQQSIKNVTDDSLNSPLAYVTHQDLCNCFKGDTLLAIRAPSGTQLEVPVPESHNNGQKKYQIHLKSSAGPIEVLLVNKDPASSSPVVLPVPPPDDMLQSLSTPASTTSAAVAPTKPAASSTPSPASSCQSPTTSTSTSTTTVPPNTTTVSAAGAAKEISSTSTSDTTANPASSAGTQQLQSSASLDSSSLPDSSTLFEPIKTDPSDLLDFPKELSEMFDPKEIMSTDLLEELMSSEVFSPLLRLSPPPGDHDYIYNLDETEGLCDLFDVPIANL; this is encoded by the exons ATGGATTTAGAAACCGGAAGAAGCGAACTGGGAGCGATGGGAGAGTCGCTGCAGCCGCAGACCCCCAGTCGCCACGAGAAAAGTCTCGGGCTGCTCACGACCAAATTTGTGACTCTGCTGCAGGAAGCGAAGGACGGAGTGCTCGATTTGAAAGCT GCTGCAGATACTTTGGCTGTAAGGCAGAAAAGGCGTATCTACGACATCACCAATGTTTTGGAAGGCATTGGACTCATTGAGAAGAAATCCAAAAACAGCATCCAGTGGAA GGGTGTTGGTCCGGGTTGCAACACGCGTGAAATTGCAGACAAGCTGATAGAT CTCAAGTTGGAATTGGAGGATCTTGACAGGAGGGAACATGAACTGGACCAGCAGAGAGTTTGGGTTCAGCAGAGCATCAAGAACGTGACAGACGACTCACTAAATAGCCC TCTGGCTTATGTAACGCATCAAGACCTTTGCAATTGCTTCAAAG GTGACACTCTTCTAGCAATCAGAGCTCCCTCAGGAACACAGCTGGAGGTCCCTGTGCCTGAATCT CATAACAATGGACAAAAGAAGTACCAGATTCACCTGAAGAGCTCTGCAGGTCCCATTGAGGTCCTCCTGGTGAATAAGGATCCCGCTAGTTCTTCTCCTGTGGTGCTGCCCGTGCCTCCGCCAGACGACATGCTTCAGAGCCTGTCCACCCCTGCTTCAACTACCTCTGCTGCTGTTGCACCCACCAAACCAGCAGCCAGCAGTACGCCATCGCCCGCCTCCTCCTGCCAGAGTCCTACCACCTCCACCTCCACCTCCACCACCACCGTCCCTCCCAACACAACCACCGTCTCTGCTGCTGGGGCAGCCAAAG AGATTTCAAGCACCTCCACGTCCGATACAACAGCCAATCCGGCATCTTCAGCAGGCACCCAGCAGCTGCAGTCATCTGCTTCATTGGACAGCTCTTCACTTCCTGATTCATCAACACTTTTTGAACCAATCAAAACAGACCCTTCAGATC tgttGGACTTCCCCAAAGAACTTTCAGAAATGTTTGACCCTAAAG AAATTATGAGTACAGATTTGCTTGAGGAGCTGATGTCATCAGAAG TTTTCTCTCCACTCCTCCGTCTATCCCCTCCTCCGGGTGACCATGACTACATCTATAACCTGGATGAGACTGAGGGCCTTTGTGACCTTTTTGATGTTCCCATTGCCAACCTTTGA